Proteins encoded by one window of Cellvibrio sp. KY-GH-1:
- a CDS encoding ABC transporter substrate-binding protein yields the protein MSKSLAPKAWICAWLLTNLMALPLTAEDIPQPDADSTDTTLSIRLGAEDSWPPYSNEHGQGISTELIKAAFAKAGVTPHFQTLPYARVLHDLDSGKIDGGYNVTLQSTTKNRFLFGAVPLLSAESYWFFKPNSFTNIKRIEDIPAKFRVGIIRDYEYGDIYEQHRHRFTEIQLTQQSQIIRMLKQGRIDAAVMFDREAEFALNKMGLDKSIMDKRFLNHRGDLYLAFSHKSPRAIWLAQEFDKGLLMLKQSGEYDRIITDTK from the coding sequence ATGAGTAAATCCCTTGCGCCCAAAGCATGGATTTGCGCGTGGCTGTTAACAAACCTTATGGCGCTCCCGCTTACGGCGGAGGACATACCCCAACCTGACGCAGACTCAACGGATACAACCCTATCCATCCGTTTGGGTGCTGAAGACTCATGGCCGCCCTACTCGAATGAACATGGCCAGGGCATATCCACCGAGCTGATCAAAGCCGCTTTTGCCAAAGCCGGCGTGACTCCACATTTTCAGACCCTGCCTTACGCGCGCGTATTGCACGACCTTGACTCAGGTAAAATTGATGGCGGCTACAACGTCACGCTGCAGTCCACCACCAAAAATCGCTTCTTGTTTGGCGCCGTGCCTTTACTCAGCGCGGAGTCTTACTGGTTTTTCAAACCGAATAGCTTTACCAACATCAAACGCATTGAAGACATACCAGCAAAATTCCGCGTAGGGATTATTCGCGATTATGAATATGGCGATATCTACGAGCAGCACCGCCACCGCTTTACCGAAATCCAGCTTACGCAGCAATCGCAGATTATTCGCATGTTGAAACAAGGGCGCATCGATGCCGCCGTTATGTTTGATCGCGAGGCTGAATTTGCATTGAACAAAATGGGGCTGGATAAATCCATAATGGATAAACGCTTTCTCAATCACCGTGGTGATCTCTACCTGGCGTTTTCACACAAAAGCCCGCGCGCAATATGGCTTGCACAGGAATTTGATAAAGGATTGTTGATGCTGAAACAGTCGGGGGAGTATGATCGCATCATTACCGACACTAAATAA